Proteins from a genomic interval of Antedon mediterranea chromosome 5, ecAntMedi1.1, whole genome shotgun sequence:
- the LOC140048955 gene encoding FMR1-interacting protein NUFIP1-like isoform X1, with protein MAYSFPPRGFTVDKNDICSPENGKVTTDSQKIAQSTGYNSSNNKRINNGTHNLGFCSQQAPTTTTRPVHPYQFPNEFGGNWMPPGPRHRGPRSCYYNHSSSMQTFQQQPFDNNWPRPRPFRHDVPGNFQGIHHDIMSRGAKRSHNIQNGQSSIKKKSKKNFRKNDLAEKLDFNCDRCDRGFKTEDKFQEHINSHVKCEYPGCSFEGAFKIVRQHKGMQHAPNSKPIGRLETSEEIEKWKEERRKRYPSFKNVMNKETKLNDRIRSGNVLKTKEFGKMKHKSEIMDKSNKSHPKSEHQELKENIVGSLGSLVASYGSDSENSSEEEGEIREETKTPVPSAPPLVPQINNAQAVKKMSWQEKRKLRKKETKFKKNRGKVEIKKRKNLLEMLLAGDIRHERNVLLQCLKYIINKGFFDTNA; from the exons ATGGCTTATTCGTTTCCACCACGGGGTTTTACAGTCGACAAAAATGACATTTGTTCTCCTGAAAATGGCAAAGTTACAACAGATTCACAGAAAATTGCACAAAGTACAGGTTATAACAGTAGTAATAATAAGCGAATAAATAATGGCACCCACAATTTGGGCTTCTGTTCTCAGCAGGCTCCGACCACCACGACGAGACCGGTTCATCCCTATCAATTTCCCAATGAATTTGGAGGAAACTGGATGCCTCCTGGGCCTAGGCATAGAGGGCCTAGATCTTGTTATTATAATCATTCCTCTTCTATGCAAACGTTTCAACAACAACCCTTTGATAATaattggcctaggcctagaccattTAGGCATGATGTTCCTGGAAATTTTCAAGGAATACATCATGATATAATGAGTCGAGGAGCGAAGCGTTCTCACAATATTCAGAATGGACAGTCATCTATTAAGAAAAAG AGTAAGAAAAATTTCCGAAAAAATGATTTGGCAGAAAAGTTAGATTTTAATTGTGATAGGTGTGATAGAGGATTTAAAACTGAGGATAAATTCCAAGAACACATCAATTCTCATGTTAAG tgcGAGTATCCAGGATGTAGCTTTGAAGGCGCTTTCAAAATTGTCAGACAACACAAAGGAATGCAACACGCCCCAAACTCAAAACCGATTGGACGACTGGAGACGTCGGAAGAGATTGAAAAATGGAAGGAAGAACGGAGGaa GAGATATCCATCGTTTAAAAATGTCATGAATAAAGAAACAAAACTAAATGACAGAATAAGAAGTGGAAATGTTCTTAAAACTAAAGAATTTGG gAAAATGAAACACAAATCTGAGATTATGGACAAATCAAACAAATCGCATCCTAAAT cTGAACATCAAGAGCTGAAAGAGAATATTGTAGGTTCACTTGGATCATTAGTTGCATCTTATGGAAGTGATTCTGAAAACTCCAGTGAAG AAGAAGGTGAAATTAGAGAGGAAACAAAGACTCCTGTTCCTTCTGCTCCTCCACTTGTGCCGCAGATAAACAATGCTCAAGCTGTGAAAAAGATGAGTTGGCAAGAAAAAAGAAAACTGCGcaagaaagaaacaaaattcAAGAAAAATAGAGGAAAGGTTGAAATAAAGAAGCGCAAGAATTTACTAGAAATG
- the LOC140048955 gene encoding FMR1-interacting protein NUFIP1-like isoform X2, whose translation MAYSFPPRGFTVDKNDICSPENGKVTTDSQKIAQSTGYNSSNNKRINNGTHNLGFCSQQAPTTTTRPVHPYQFPNEFGGNWMPPGPRHRGPRSCYYNHSSSMQTFQQQPFDNNWPRPRPFRHDVPGNFQGIHHDIMSRGAKRSHNIQNGQSSIKKKSKKNFRKNDLAEKLDFNCDRCDRGFKTEDKFQEHINSHVKCEYPGCSFEGAFKIVRQHKGMQHAPNSKPIGRLETSEEIEKWKEERRKRYPSFKNVMNKETKLNDRIRSGNVLKTKEFGKMKHKSEIMDKSNKSHPKSEHQELKENIVGSLGSLVASYGSDSENSSEEGEIREETKTPVPSAPPLVPQINNAQAVKKMSWQEKRKLRKKETKFKKNRGKVEIKKRKNLLEMLLAGDIRHERNVLLQCLKYIINKGFFDTNA comes from the exons ATGGCTTATTCGTTTCCACCACGGGGTTTTACAGTCGACAAAAATGACATTTGTTCTCCTGAAAATGGCAAAGTTACAACAGATTCACAGAAAATTGCACAAAGTACAGGTTATAACAGTAGTAATAATAAGCGAATAAATAATGGCACCCACAATTTGGGCTTCTGTTCTCAGCAGGCTCCGACCACCACGACGAGACCGGTTCATCCCTATCAATTTCCCAATGAATTTGGAGGAAACTGGATGCCTCCTGGGCCTAGGCATAGAGGGCCTAGATCTTGTTATTATAATCATTCCTCTTCTATGCAAACGTTTCAACAACAACCCTTTGATAATaattggcctaggcctagaccattTAGGCATGATGTTCCTGGAAATTTTCAAGGAATACATCATGATATAATGAGTCGAGGAGCGAAGCGTTCTCACAATATTCAGAATGGACAGTCATCTATTAAGAAAAAG AGTAAGAAAAATTTCCGAAAAAATGATTTGGCAGAAAAGTTAGATTTTAATTGTGATAGGTGTGATAGAGGATTTAAAACTGAGGATAAATTCCAAGAACACATCAATTCTCATGTTAAG tgcGAGTATCCAGGATGTAGCTTTGAAGGCGCTTTCAAAATTGTCAGACAACACAAAGGAATGCAACACGCCCCAAACTCAAAACCGATTGGACGACTGGAGACGTCGGAAGAGATTGAAAAATGGAAGGAAGAACGGAGGaa GAGATATCCATCGTTTAAAAATGTCATGAATAAAGAAACAAAACTAAATGACAGAATAAGAAGTGGAAATGTTCTTAAAACTAAAGAATTTGG gAAAATGAAACACAAATCTGAGATTATGGACAAATCAAACAAATCGCATCCTAAAT cTGAACATCAAGAGCTGAAAGAGAATATTGTAGGTTCACTTGGATCATTAGTTGCATCTTATGGAAGTGATTCTGAAAACTCCAGTGAAG AAGGTGAAATTAGAGAGGAAACAAAGACTCCTGTTCCTTCTGCTCCTCCACTTGTGCCGCAGATAAACAATGCTCAAGCTGTGAAAAAGATGAGTTGGCAAGAAAAAAGAAAACTGCGcaagaaagaaacaaaattcAAGAAAAATAGAGGAAAGGTTGAAATAAAGAAGCGCAAGAATTTACTAGAAATG